GACACCAGCGCGCGACGCTTCTTCCGCAGACCACTTGACCGCGTCCTTGTTCGCCGCCCTGTTCCGGGCCCTGGCACACTGCCCTGAAATGCATCACGCCACAGTGCTTGCTCCCCTGGAATCACGGCTTGGCCAGGTAGTTCACGGCCTGCACGAAAAGTTTGCAATGCTGCTGGCCCCCGCATGCTCCGAACAGGACACGATCCAGGGGCTGTGGTTGCTGTACCTCACAATGCGCTTTCACGACCAGGACGGCCCGGAGATGTGGATTGGACCGGACCTTTTCAGCGACGCCGCCGAAGCCCATAGTGAACCTCACCTGCGAATTCACGGACTCCAGACAGCCGACGCAGGACCAGCGCATACCCTTGCCGATCTGCGGGAGAGCCTGGAAATTCTGGCCCGCAGCATTCGCGATTCCGCACGGGTGGCATTGTATTCAACCGGCCCCCAGCAACTCGTCGCGGTGCTGGAGGATGAAGCCTGTCCCAGATAACCCACCATACCTTACTGCTTTCGTTTTTCGCCAATATCCAAGGAGACCCCTTCATGCGTCATTTCTTTTCGTATGTGCTCATGGCCGTTGCTTTGTTCACCTGCGCGGCTCTGCCACAAGCAGCCAAGGCGGAGGAAACACCGAAACGGTTTGCCGTACTGCCCTTTGCCGTTTACGGCCCGGATCAATACGCCTACCTGGGCCAAGGCGTGCAAACCATGCTCACCTCCCGCCTGAAATGGGCGGGCCGCTTTGAAGACGTGGATCGGCCCGTCATTTCCCAGGTCGTGCCCACCACCCCGGACACTCCGGAAAAGGCCCAGGCAGCGTTGACCGCCCTGGATGTGGACTTCCTCATCTACGGCAGCGTGACCATTCTTGGAGACCAGGCCAGCCTTGACGCTAATGTTTTGGACGCTCTGGGCAACGATTTTCCCCACTCGACCCAGGTGCCCCTGAATGACCTGATACCGGCCCTGGAGGGCGTGGCCCGCTCGATCAATGCCCAGGTATTTGGCAGACAACAGGACCAGGTGACCCAAGCACAGGCCCAGGCACAACCGCCCCGAGCAACTGGACCGGCCCACCCGGACCTGATCGTCAATGAGCACGGGCTTGGCGGTGCGCCCTACTACCTGAACCCGGAGATTCTCTACGCCGGTTCGGCTGACGCTCCTGGACGCTGGCGCAGCCAGGCACTGCCTTTTTCTTCCTTGGGAATGGTCGTTGGGGATGCCGACGGCAACGGCTCCAATGAGATCTTCATTTTAACGGACAACAAGGTCTTGGCGTTTCATGTGCAGGACAATAGGCTGATGCCCTTGGGCGAATATGCCGCCCCGGCCCGGATGCAGAGTCTGAACATCAATCTGATGGACATCACCGGCGATGGATTCAAGGAAATCATCGTCTCGGCAATCCTGGAGGAGACGCCGCGTTCATTTATCCTGAACTTCATTGACCGCCGCTTCGTCCTGCTCGAAGACCGCATTCCCCTCTACCTCAACGTGGTTCGCATCCCTCCGGAATTCCGGCCCACCTTGGTCGGTCAGCGCAAAGGCCGCAACCGGCTCTTCGATGCCGGCGTTCACGAGGTGATGCGCATGGGCGGCACCCTGGAGCTGGGTACGCCCCTCAATTTGCCGCGGGAAGCAAACGTCTTCAATTTTACCTTTTTACCCCAGGAGAACGACTTCAAGGTTGTCGTGGCCGACCATCGGGACAATTTACGGGTCTTTTCCGCGAACAACACCTTTCAGGCGGTCACCGAGGAGTCCTATGCCGGCTCCGCGCTCGGCCTGGAGGTGGACGAGACCCTGCCAGGACTGAGCCAAGTTCATGATGACGAGTTGACCAGCTACTACTACATCCCCTCCCGGCTGATCCCGGTGCGACTGAACAGGGATCAGCCCTGGAATCTGCTGGTCAATCGGAACATCTCCCTTTCGGCCCAGTTTTTCGCCCGGTACCGGTACTTCCCCCAGGGCGAAATCCATGCGCTGTTCTGGGATGGCATCAACTTGAACATCAACTGGAAAACCCGGCGTATTCGCGGAACGGTCATTGACTACGGCCTAGCTGATGTCATGAACGATGGACGCACGCAACTTT
This is a stretch of genomic DNA from Desulfonatronum thioautotrophicum. It encodes these proteins:
- a CDS encoding VCBS repeat-containing protein, which gives rise to MRHFFSYVLMAVALFTCAALPQAAKAEETPKRFAVLPFAVYGPDQYAYLGQGVQTMLTSRLKWAGRFEDVDRPVISQVVPTTPDTPEKAQAALTALDVDFLIYGSVTILGDQASLDANVLDALGNDFPHSTQVPLNDLIPALEGVARSINAQVFGRQQDQVTQAQAQAQPPRATGPAHPDLIVNEHGLGGAPYYLNPEILYAGSADAPGRWRSQALPFSSLGMVVGDADGNGSNEIFILTDNKVLAFHVQDNRLMPLGEYAAPARMQSLNINLMDITGDGFKEIIVSAILEETPRSFILNFIDRRFVLLEDRIPLYLNVVRIPPEFRPTLVGQRKGRNRLFDAGVHEVMRMGGTLELGTPLNLPREANVFNFTFLPQENDFKVVVADHRDNLRVFSANNTFQAVTEESYAGSALGLEVDETLPGLSQVHDDELTSYYYIPSRLIPVRLNRDQPWNLLVNRNISLSAQFFARYRYFPQGEIHALFWDGINLNINWKTRRIRGTVIDYGLADVMNDGRTQLFVLVNTHPGVTGFTQRRTVVLTYALDLDSLPDEGTTLDIGLE